In one Dama dama isolate Ldn47 chromosome 5, ASM3311817v1, whole genome shotgun sequence genomic region, the following are encoded:
- the IFI35 gene encoding interferon-induced 35 kDa protein isoform X2 translates to MSALQALQEEQARLKIRLQELRVLQRNLRDCPQDKVPFPVPESPLVFRGHFQEGKATAKSVVSHVRICYPLPGGSALVTFDDPNVAKQVLQQKEHQINVEGFRLRVQVQPLELPVLTSIQVSSRMNDQRVLVSGFPAELKLSEEELLDKLEIFFGKTKNGGGDVEMRELLQGGVMLGFTEDGVAQHLCQMGQFTVPLGKQQSCLTVSPYMSGKIQKAEVRPQPVPQSVLVLNIPDVLDSPELQDILEIHFQKPTRGGGEVEAVTVVPPGQRGLAVFTSKSG, encoded by the exons ATGTCG GCTCTCCAGGCCCTTCAGGAGGAACAGGCCAGACTAAAGATAAGGCTGCAGGAGCTGCGGGTGCTGCAGAGGAATCTCAGGGACTGCCCCCAAGACAAG GTCCCATTCCCTGTGCCCGAGTCCCCTCTGGTGTTCCGAGGACACTTTCAGGAGGGCAAGGCAACGGCCAAGTCTGTCGTTTCCCATGTGCGGATTTGTTACCCTCTGCCTGGAGGCTCTGCTCTGGTGACCTTTGATGACCCCAATG TGGCCAAGCAGGTGCTGCAGCAAAAGGAGCATCAGATCAACGTGGAAGGGTTCCGGCTGAGGGTTCAAGTCCAGCCCCTGGAGCTACCCGTGCTGACCAGCATCCAG GTGTCCAGCCGGATGAATGACCAGAGAGTGCTGGTCAGTGGGTTTCCTGCTGAGCTCAAGCTAAGTGAGGAGGAGCTGCTGGACAAGTTGGAGATCTTCTTTGGCAAGACCAAGAATGGAGGTGGTGACGTGGAGATGAGGGAACTGCTGCAAGGGGGTGTCATGCTGGGCTTTACTGAGGATGGAG TGGCCCAGCACCTGTGCCAGATGGGCCAGTTCACAGTGCCACTGGGTAAGCAGCAGTCCTGTCTGACAGTCTCTCCCTATATGAGCGGGAAGATCCAGAAGGCCGAG GTCAGGCCCCAGCCTGTGCCCCAGTCGGTGCTGGTGCTCAACATTCCCGATGTCCTGGACAGCCCGGAGCTACAAGACATCCTGGAGATCCACTTCCAGAAACCCACCCGTGGAGGCGGGGAGGTGGAAGCTGTGACAGTCGTGCCCCCGGGACAGCGGGGCCTGGCAGTCTTCACTTCGAAGTCAGGCTAG
- the VAT1 gene encoding synaptic vesicle membrane protein VAT-1 homolog yields the protein MSAEREVAEAATAVAAAEAGAGEDASSQPPKAEAAGDAQPSAASEGPAAPSPPPPLLRCLVLTGFGGYDKVKLQTRPAAPPAPGTGQLTLRVKACGLNFADLMARQGLYDRLPPLPVTPGMEGAGVVIAVGEGVNDRKVGDRVMVLIRSGMWQEEVTVPSAQTFLMPETMTFEEAAALLVNYITAYMVLFDFGNLRPGHSVLVHMAAGGVGMAALQLCRTVENVTVFGTASASKHEVLKENGVTHPIDYHTTDYVDEIKKISPKGVDIVMDPLGGSDTAKGYNLLKPMGKVVTYGMANLLTGPKRNLMALARTWWNQFSVTTLQLLPANRAVCGFHLGYLEGEVELVSSVVTRLLALYNQGHIKPRIDSVWPFEKVADAMRQMQEKKNVGKVLLVPGPEKEN from the exons ATGTCCGCCGAGAGAGAGGTAGCCGAGGCGGCCACCGCGGTGGCGGCGGCCGAGGCAGGGGCTGGAGAAGATGCCTCTTCGCAGCCCCCGAAGGCGGAGGCAGCCGGCGACGCTCAGCCGTCTGCGGCCTCCGAGGGGCCAGCCGCCCCTTCGCCGCCGCCGCCTCTGCTGCGCTGTCTGGTGCTCACCGGCTTCGGCGGCTACGACAAGGTGAAGCTGCAGACCCGGCCGGCCGCGCCCCCAGCCCCGGGGACCGGCCAGCTGACGCTGCGCGTCAAGGCCTGCGGGCTCAACTTCGCTGACCTTATGGCCCGGCAGGGGCTGTACGATCGGCTCCCGCCGCTGCCCGTCACTCCAGGCATGGAGGGCGCGGGCGTGGTGATCGCTGTGGGCGAGGGCGTAAACGACCGCAAG GTAGGGGACCGAGTGATGGTGTTGATCCGGTCAGGCATGTGGCAGGAGGAGGTGACTGTGCCTTCAGCCCAGACATTTCTGATGCCGGAGACCATGACTTTTGAAGAAGCTGCTGCCTTGCTGGTCAATTATATCACAGCCTACATGGTCCTCTTCGACTTTGGCAACCTACGGCCTGGCCACAGCGTCTTGGTACACATGGCTGCAG GGGGTGTGGGTATGGCTGCCTTGCAGCTGTGCCGGACAGTGGAGAATGTGACCGTGTTCGGAACGGCCTCAGCCAGCAAGCACGAGGTGCTGAAGGAGAACGGAGTCACACACCCCATCGACTACCACACGACTGACTACGTGGATGAGATCAAGAAGATTTCCCCCAAAG GTGTGGACATTGTCATGGACCCTCTGGGTGGGTCAGATACTGCCAAGGGCTACAACCTCCTCAAACCCATGGGCAAAGTAGTCACTTACG GAATGGCCAACTTGCTGACGGGCCCCAAGCGGAACCTGATGGCCCTGGCACGCACGTGGTGGAATCAGTTCAGCGTGACGACTCTGCAGCTGCTGCCAGCCAACCGAGCCGTGTGTGGCTTCCACCTGGGCTACCTGGAGGGCGAGGTGGAGCTGGTCAGCAGTGTGGTGACCCGCCTCCTCGCTCTATACAACCAGGGCCACATCAAGCCCCGTATTGACTCCGTGTGGCCCTTTGAGAAG GTGGCGGATGCCATGAGGCAGATGCAGGAGAAGAAGAATGTGGGCAAAGTCCTCCTGGTGCCTGGGCCGGAGAAGGAGAACTAG
- the IFI35 gene encoding interferon-induced 35 kDa protein isoform X1 encodes MSGSRNDPATAAAKAPALQKSQDEGIQAGPGRARARALQALQEEQARLKIRLQELRVLQRNLRDCPQDKVPFPVPESPLVFRGHFQEGKATAKSVVSHVRICYPLPGGSALVTFDDPNVAKQVLQQKEHQINVEGFRLRVQVQPLELPVLTSIQVSSRMNDQRVLVSGFPAELKLSEEELLDKLEIFFGKTKNGGGDVEMRELLQGGVMLGFTEDGVAQHLCQMGQFTVPLGKQQSCLTVSPYMSGKIQKAEVRPQPVPQSVLVLNIPDVLDSPELQDILEIHFQKPTRGGGEVEAVTVVPPGQRGLAVFTSKSG; translated from the exons ATGTCG GGCTCCAGGAATGACCCAGCCACGGCTGCTGCAAAGGCTCCTGCCCTTCAGAAGAGCCAAGATGAGGGCATTCAAGCTGGGCCAGGACGAGCCCGGGCCAGG GCTCTCCAGGCCCTTCAGGAGGAACAGGCCAGACTAAAGATAAGGCTGCAGGAGCTGCGGGTGCTGCAGAGGAATCTCAGGGACTGCCCCCAAGACAAG GTCCCATTCCCTGTGCCCGAGTCCCCTCTGGTGTTCCGAGGACACTTTCAGGAGGGCAAGGCAACGGCCAAGTCTGTCGTTTCCCATGTGCGGATTTGTTACCCTCTGCCTGGAGGCTCTGCTCTGGTGACCTTTGATGACCCCAATG TGGCCAAGCAGGTGCTGCAGCAAAAGGAGCATCAGATCAACGTGGAAGGGTTCCGGCTGAGGGTTCAAGTCCAGCCCCTGGAGCTACCCGTGCTGACCAGCATCCAG GTGTCCAGCCGGATGAATGACCAGAGAGTGCTGGTCAGTGGGTTTCCTGCTGAGCTCAAGCTAAGTGAGGAGGAGCTGCTGGACAAGTTGGAGATCTTCTTTGGCAAGACCAAGAATGGAGGTGGTGACGTGGAGATGAGGGAACTGCTGCAAGGGGGTGTCATGCTGGGCTTTACTGAGGATGGAG TGGCCCAGCACCTGTGCCAGATGGGCCAGTTCACAGTGCCACTGGGTAAGCAGCAGTCCTGTCTGACAGTCTCTCCCTATATGAGCGGGAAGATCCAGAAGGCCGAG GTCAGGCCCCAGCCTGTGCCCCAGTCGGTGCTGGTGCTCAACATTCCCGATGTCCTGGACAGCCCGGAGCTACAAGACATCCTGGAGATCCACTTCCAGAAACCCACCCGTGGAGGCGGGGAGGTGGAAGCTGTGACAGTCGTGCCCCCGGGACAGCGGGGCCTGGCAGTCTTCACTTCGAAGTCAGGCTAG
- the RPL27 gene encoding large ribosomal subunit protein eL27 has product MGKFMKPGKVVLVLAGRYSGRKAVIVKNIDDGTSDRPYSHALVAGIDRYPRKVTAAMGKKKIAKRSKIKSFVKVYNYNHLMPTRYSVDIPLDKTVVNKDVFRDPALKRKARREAKVKFEERYKTGKNKWFFQKLRF; this is encoded by the exons ATGGGCAAGTTCATGAAACCCGGGAAGGTGGTGCTGGTCCTGGCCGGTCGCTACTCCGGACGCAAAGCGGTCATCGTGAAG AACATTGATGACGGCACCTCAGACCGACCCTACAGCCACGCTCTGGTGGCTGGAATTGATCGCTATCCCCGCAAAGTGACAGCTGCCATGGGCAAGAAGAAAATCGCCAAGAGGTCAAAGATCAAGTCTTTTGTGAAAGTTTATAATTATAATCACCTCATGCCCACAAG GTACTCCGTGGATATCCCCTTGGATAAAACTGTTGTCAACAAGGATGTCTTCAGAGACCCTGCTCTCAAACGCAAGGCCCGGCGAGAGGCAAAGGTCAAGTTTGAGGAGCG ATACAAGACGGGCAAGAACAAATGGTTCTTCCAGAAGCTGCGGTTTTAG